ACAGAAGTCTTTCCTACTAAGCAGCCCCCTTCCTTTTTGTAGTATCTTTTTATTGCAATTGCTCCGTCAATTTCACCTTCGGACAGTTGCTTCATAATTTCACTCGTAGGTGTACCTTCTATGTCCTTAGAAAACTCACTTAGATTCATTGTTTTAAACTCTGCTTCCGTATACCCAAGAAGTTCCGTAAACGTACTGTTAGATTTTATAATTTGACCACCATCACTTAAAATTATACCCAATGGTGAACTTTCTACAATAATATCTAGCTGTTTTCTCTGTTGGCCAAGTAGTTCTTTAATTTCCATTTCTTGGGTAATATCTCTAATAATACCCTGAGCACCAATGGGCTCTTGTTTTGTATTGTAGATTAAACTGCTGTTGATCTCAATCCATTTTTCATCTCCGTTCTTTACATTTATTTTAGCCCGGTAGTTTTTTAATGTTCCTACTTTTAAAAGGTATTTGAAAGACTCAGCAGTATATTGAAGATAGTCTTGGTGCACAAGATCTGTTAGATTTACTCTCTCTTTAGTGTAGTCATACCCTAAAAATTCCTTTGCGGAACCATTCATTTTAATAACATTGGCCGTAAGGTCCATTACCACGTAAGGGTCAATGATATTTACAAATACACCATCTAGCTCAGAGACCTTTTCAGTCAAGAGATTTTCGAGTTTACCATTGGCCTCTTTAAGACGGGCCGCTGTTTCATATAATTCTGTAGATTTTTGTTCTAGGATTCTCTCGGCTTGTTGTCTTGCTTTTTTCTGCCTCTCTAGTGCCTTTTTGAGAAGTTGTACCTCTTTGCTACTATCCATTTTGAACAATATCAAATTTCACCTCGGTACCATCCTCTTTTAACACGTCGTACGTGATTGTAGCGGTGCCTCCAAAATGTTCAAAAGCTTTTTCTATAAGACCATGGGCTAGACGATACAGTCCTCTTGATGAAGAGTAAACCATGGTTATTGTGGTATCGGTCTTATCTAAAACCTTAAAACTTGGTAACTCTGCATCTGGGTACAGCTTTTTAACATGCACATGTATATGATCTTCTATACAGTACAATAACCCAAGTGGAGTATTATAATTTTTTATGACTTCAGGATGAGAGTTTGCCAAACCTGCAAATAGGTAAAGCCCAAAAGCATATATGAGATCGCCAACCGGAATTTTAGTTTCTTCACTTAAGTTGGTTATAAGTGTAACCATCTCATTAAAATCATACGTCCCAACGGACGTATAAATGCCCTCAGACGGCAAATTTCCATTTTCTATGATGTTATCTAGAGTCTCAAGACCAAACTTGTCCTCTACCATTTCCAAAAATTCTGTGAATACAATTCCTTTCATGCTCTTAAATTTATTAATTAAAAGTAGGAAAAGTAGTATGTATCAAATAATTTTTGTTGTGAAATACGATATTTTGTTAGCCTTTCACCAATTGGTTGATGTCCCAGTACTGAAGAACCTTATGTAGTTTAGACTCATATTCTTCATATTTTAAGGGCTTGATTACGTAACCTGCTACTCCAATTTTATAACATTCTAATAAATCTGCTCTATTCTCAGATGTTGTAAGAATAACTGTAGGAAGATATTTTAAGACATCATCAGCTCTAAGAATGCTCAAAAATTCAATACCGTTCATTCGGGGCATATTAAGGTCTAGTAAAATAATATCTGGCAACCTGTTACCTGATTTTAAGATTTCTAAAGCATCTTCTCCATTTTTGGTCTCAATAATATTATGCTTTAGTTCTAATTTCTTTACAGTACGCTGTAATTTCATTACCTCAATTGCATCGTCTTCTATTAATAAAATATCCATAACCCTTTATTTTAAGTTGAATACAAATCTCCAAATTAAATAATACAATTTTAACGAGCTGTAGGCGAATGGTAGATAACTGTAGACGAATGGAAAATTATATTGGATAAACGATTTTCCAAAACGCTCATATAGTGAACAATTTACGGCTAAATCCAATTCACTAATCATATTTATACTGCTGTTACCCTAAAGACATCATAGTAGTTTAGCAGAATAATCAACTACCCATCAACAAGTTAACTGGGCTTCATGGTGTAATTACAAAACTTGTTTGAAAACATTATAAATTTTGCAGATATTTGCAGCCTGTTTGGATAAGGTTCATATTAATTTGGAGATATGCATATCTTATTAAAAATATAATAAAACCCTCATGCGCACGTGGCGGAATTGGTAGACGCGCCAGCTTGAGGGGCTGGTGGCCACTAGGCCGTGGAAGTTCGAGTCTTCTCGTGCGCACATTAAACCATCAATGAATCCCATTGATGGTTTTTTTTATGACTAGATTTCTTATCTTCTCTTTATCTAATCAATTTTTTCAGTGAAAGAGCACACTTTTAACGCTTACCAAGAAGAAAAATTAGTAATTTTGTTTAACATTTTTACATAAATAATGAACACTTTAAAAAAAACCTTTTCCATACGGGACCTAGAAAATCTTTCGGGTATTAAAGCACACACCATTAGAATATGGGAAAAAAGATATAACCTACTTTCTCCAGAACGGACAGATACCAACATTAGAAGGTACAGTCTGGAAAGCCTACAAAAACTTCTAAACATTACGCTTCTCTATAGTAATGGACATAAAATATCTAAAATTGCTAATTTAAAAGAGACTAAAATTCCTGAGCTTGTAACCGAGCTAACTTCAAAAAGTAATAAGAGTCAGGTCTTAAACACTTTTAAACTAGCTATGATCAATTTTGATCAACAGCTTTTTTCCAAAACTTACCAAACTCTTCTTCTTGAGAAATCTTTTTCAGAAATTTTTAGAGAAGTCTTTATACCTCTTTTAAATGAGTTAGGACTATTATGGCAAACAGATACCATTTGCCCTGCACATGAACATTTTATGTCCAACCTCATAAAACAAAAAATCTTAATAAACACTCAGGAGCTACAGGAAAAAGGTGTATTCAACAGTAATACCACATTTGTAGCCTATTTACCGGAAAGCGAAATACACGAAATAGGTCTTCTATATTTAAATTACGAAATTGTGTCCCGTGGGTATAAGTCAATTTATTTAGGGCAAACTGTTCCATTAGAGAATTTAGAAGAAGTCATGAAGACTTTTGAAAACACCACTTTTCTATCCTATTTTACCGTGTCTCCTGCAAAGGATAAAATTAACGAATACATTAGCCAATTCAATTCGATTTCTTCTAAATACCCAAGCACAAAACTCTGGTTGTTAGGACACCAAACCCAACATATAGATACTAGTAGTTTACCAGGTTCAGTCGAAATATTTACATCTATAAACAAAATTATTAACCGACTTTAAACACTTTTTTCAAAAATAATAATGCAAAAAAAAATTGCCATAATAGGTTCAGGATTCTCATCATTGTCTGCATCATGCTACTTAGCAAAAGCAGGTCATGAAGTAGCAATCTATGAGAAAAATAAAACTATAGGTGGCAGAGCTAGACAGCTTATTAAGGATGGATTTACATTTGACATGGGACCTAGTTGGTATTGGATGCCCGATATTTTTGATGCATTCTTTAATGATTTTGGAAAGAAGACAGCAGATTATTATCAGCTAAATAAATTAAGTCCTGCCTACAAAATTTTCTTTGCAGATGACAACATCACCATTGGGGATTGTATGGATGATATATGTAAGGAATTTGAACGTATTGAACCTGGAAGCGCCTCGCACCTCAGAAACTTCATTGAAAAAGCTCAAAAAAACTATGATATTGCTATTAACAAGGTGGTACTTCGCCCAGGGCTTTCTCCTTTAGAACTTGTTACTCCTGAAACGGCATTGCGTGTGGATCAATTTTTTAAGACCATTAGTGGCGAAGTCCGTAAAAAATTTAAAAACAAAAAGTTAATATCTACTCTAGAATTCCCAGTTCTTTTTTTAGGAGCAAAACCTAATAAAACACCTTCATTCTATAATTTTATGAATTATGCCGACTTTGGCCTGGGTACTTGGCACCCGCAAGGTGGTATGTATGAAGTTGTAAAGGCTATGCAAAATCTAGCCAAAGAGTTAGGTGTTACCATACATACTGAATCTCCTGCTCATAAAATAAAGGTGAAAAACAATTGTGCCATCGGAGTTACTATAAATGGGGAAAACATTCCTGCCGATATTGTTTTAAGCGGAGCGGACTATTACCATTCGGAATCACTGCTAGAACCACAATACCGTCAATATTCTGAGACCTATTGGGACAAGAAGACCTTTGCCCCTTCTTCATTATTATTTTACGTAGCTTTTGACACAAAATTGAAAAATATAGAACATCACAATCTCTTCTTTGACACTGATTTTGAACGTCATGCAAAAGAGATTTATGACCAACCCAGTTGGCCAGAAGATCCTTTGTTCTACGCTAATTTTCCATCAGTGACAGATTCAAGTATGGCACCAGAAAACTTTGAAACCGGTTTTTTTCTAATTCCTATTGCTCCAAATTTAACAGATACACCAGAACTAAGAAAACAGTATTTTGATATCATCATAGACCGGTTTGAAAGACGTACACAACAAAGTGTGAAACAAAATATACTTTTTAAAGAGTCTTTCTGTGTGAACGATTTTGTAGAGCAATACAACTCGTATAAAGGAAATGCGTATGGCATGGCCAATACATTAAGTCAAACCGCCTTTCTAAGACCCAATTTAAAAAGTAAAAAAGTAAATAACCTATATTTTACCGGCCAGCTGACCGTACCAGGTCCTGGGGTTCCCCCGGCTTTAATTTCAGGCAAACTCGTCTCTCAATTAATTAACAAGAACGTCTAAAAGCCAACACTATGAAAGCCCTCTTTGATAAAGTTTCCTACCAATGTAGCAAGATAGTTACAGAATCTTATAGCACCTCTTTTACACTGGCCACAAAAATGTTATCTCCTTCAATAAGAGCCGATATCTATAACATCTACGGTTTTGTCCGTTTCGCAGATGAAATTGTAGACACCTTCGATCAGTATAACAAAGAGAAGCTCTTTAATCAGTTTGAAGCGAGTCTTAAAGATGCTTTGGAACAACGCATTAGCCTAAACCCTATTCTAAATTCGTTTCAACATACCTATCATTCATATGAAATACCCTATGAACTGGTTGCCGCTTTTATGAAGAGTATGAGAATGGACCTCCATAAGACCATTTACAAAACTGACGAAGAATATAAAGAGTACATTTATGGCTCTGCAGACGTAGTGGGCCTGATGTGTTTAAAAGTCTTTGTAAAGGGTGATATAGAGAAGTACAATCACCTAAAAAAGACTGCAATGGCTTTGGGTTCTGCTTTTCAAAAAGTGAACTTCCTACGCGATCTTAAAAGTGATTTTGAAGATTTAAACCGAAGCTATTTCCCAAATACAGATTTAGCAATGCTCGACGAAGCTTCAAAAACCCGGATTGTTAATGAAATTAAAGCCGATTTTCAACTTGCGTATTCCGGTATATTGCAATTACCTAACGAAGCTAAATTTGGCGTATATACCGCATATAAGTACTATTACCAACTGTTAAAAAAGTTACAGCGCACTCCTTCTCTAGAAATTAGAAAAGTTCGAATTCGCGTTCCCAACTATGAAAAATTTGGTGTTTTGGCAAAATCATATGTAAACT
This genomic interval from Zobellia roscoffensis contains the following:
- a CDS encoding response regulator, with amino-acid sequence MDILLIEDDAIEVMKLQRTVKKLELKHNIIETKNGEDALEILKSGNRLPDIILLDLNMPRMNGIEFLSILRADDVLKYLPTVILTTSENRADLLECYKIGVAGYVIKPLKYEEYESKLHKVLQYWDINQLVKG
- a CDS encoding phytoene/squalene synthase family protein gives rise to the protein MKALFDKVSYQCSKIVTESYSTSFTLATKMLSPSIRADIYNIYGFVRFADEIVDTFDQYNKEKLFNQFEASLKDALEQRISLNPILNSFQHTYHSYEIPYELVAAFMKSMRMDLHKTIYKTDEEYKEYIYGSADVVGLMCLKVFVKGDIEKYNHLKKTAMALGSAFQKVNFLRDLKSDFEDLNRSYFPNTDLAMLDEASKTRIVNEIKADFQLAYSGILQLPNEAKFGVYTAYKYYYQLLKKLQRTPSLEIRKVRIRVPNYEKFGVLAKSYVNYKLNLV
- a CDS encoding heme NO-binding domain-containing protein — encoded protein: MKGIVFTEFLEMVEDKFGLETLDNIIENGNLPSEGIYTSVGTYDFNEMVTLITNLSEETKIPVGDLIYAFGLYLFAGLANSHPEVIKNYNTPLGLLYCIEDHIHVHVKKLYPDAELPSFKVLDKTDTTITMVYSSSRGLYRLAHGLIEKAFEHFGGTATITYDVLKEDGTEVKFDIVQNG
- a CDS encoding MerR family transcriptional regulator codes for the protein MNTLKKTFSIRDLENLSGIKAHTIRIWEKRYNLLSPERTDTNIRRYSLESLQKLLNITLLYSNGHKISKIANLKETKIPELVTELTSKSNKSQVLNTFKLAMINFDQQLFSKTYQTLLLEKSFSEIFREVFIPLLNELGLLWQTDTICPAHEHFMSNLIKQKILINTQELQEKGVFNSNTTFVAYLPESEIHEIGLLYLNYEIVSRGYKSIYLGQTVPLENLEEVMKTFENTTFLSYFTVSPAKDKINEYISQFNSISSKYPSTKLWLLGHQTQHIDTSSLPGSVEIFTSINKIINRL
- a CDS encoding phytoene desaturase family protein; the encoded protein is MQKKIAIIGSGFSSLSASCYLAKAGHEVAIYEKNKTIGGRARQLIKDGFTFDMGPSWYWMPDIFDAFFNDFGKKTADYYQLNKLSPAYKIFFADDNITIGDCMDDICKEFERIEPGSASHLRNFIEKAQKNYDIAINKVVLRPGLSPLELVTPETALRVDQFFKTISGEVRKKFKNKKLISTLEFPVLFLGAKPNKTPSFYNFMNYADFGLGTWHPQGGMYEVVKAMQNLAKELGVTIHTESPAHKIKVKNNCAIGVTINGENIPADIVLSGADYYHSESLLEPQYRQYSETYWDKKTFAPSSLLFYVAFDTKLKNIEHHNLFFDTDFERHAKEIYDQPSWPEDPLFYANFPSVTDSSMAPENFETGFFLIPIAPNLTDTPELRKQYFDIIIDRFERRTQQSVKQNILFKESFCVNDFVEQYNSYKGNAYGMANTLSQTAFLRPNLKSKKVNNLYFTGQLTVPGPGVPPALISGKLVSQLINKNV